The following coding sequences are from one Candidatus Baltobacteraceae bacterium window:
- a CDS encoding VWA domain-containing protein gives MTFSHPFRLVLALLAVALFALLYRQLERRKTGTEIAYSNLPFLIAATRTGARTGALLFAGWLVALIVFAAALGGPHLRVWVPAKDGSVMICIDTSGSMASTDVAPTRGEAARSAAAAFIDGAPAGIKIGAIAFATSADVVAPLSSDRAQTRGSLDQIPLPNGATAIGDALALAQRSLPPRGHRVVILITDGVSNRGVDPMAAAQDLAADHIVLYTVGIGTNNGALVPGTNQVAGIDEDALRAYAQATGGTYARADDAGQLRQALARLGRTTTFERRTVDASLAAATIGGALMLASFAIGFALGRFP, from the coding sequence AAGACCGGCACGGAAATCGCGTACTCGAACCTCCCGTTTTTAATTGCGGCTACGCGGACCGGGGCTCGCACCGGTGCGCTGCTTTTCGCCGGTTGGCTCGTCGCACTCATCGTCTTCGCAGCGGCGCTCGGCGGCCCGCATCTGCGCGTGTGGGTGCCGGCCAAAGACGGCAGCGTCATGATCTGTATCGATACGTCGGGCTCGATGGCGTCCACCGACGTCGCGCCGACGCGCGGCGAAGCGGCCAGAAGCGCCGCCGCCGCCTTTATCGACGGGGCGCCGGCCGGCATCAAGATCGGCGCGATCGCCTTTGCGACCTCGGCGGACGTGGTGGCGCCGCTCTCGAGCGATCGCGCGCAAACGCGCGGCAGCCTGGATCAAATTCCGTTGCCGAACGGAGCGACGGCGATCGGCGACGCGCTCGCGCTCGCGCAGCGCTCGTTGCCGCCGCGCGGCCACCGCGTCGTGATCCTCATCACCGACGGCGTCAGCAATCGCGGCGTCGACCCGATGGCCGCGGCGCAGGATCTGGCCGCAGATCATATCGTGCTCTACACCGTCGGTATCGGCACGAACAACGGCGCGCTCGTTCCCGGCACGAATCAAGTTGCGGGTATCGACGAAGACGCGCTGCGCGCCTACGCGCAAGCCACCGGCGGTACGTACGCTCGAGCCGACGACGCCGGGCAATTGCGCCAGGCGCTGGCACGCCTCGGCCGAACCACGACCTTCGAGCGGCGAACCGTCGACGCATCGCTGGCCGCCGCGACGATCGGCGGCGCGCTGATGCTGGCGTCATTTGCGATCGGGTTCGCCCTAGGGAGGTTTCCGTAG
- the pdxH gene encoding pyridoxamine 5'-phosphate oxidase, translating to MSMWEPFTEPARRSIVLAQEFAERAGSAEIASEHLLAGILAEGSEPLARLLIERGVTSQRVAAAIGEAPRTQPERETEFSAEGKKMIECAFEIARAYNHHYLSSSHLLAAVARLPESRAYGLLVAFGGRPEELQAALRSDSPAPVSVATMRRTYDLGALLEESIDRDPVAQLRRWIDGASAAGQLEPNAMSISTAGADGRPSARMVLLRGLDARGLVFYTSYFSRKGRQLAENPYAAALFYWERLERQVRIEGSIETISEEESEAYFATRPRGHRLGAWASEQSEIVENRDLLDARLRDYDERFADEEVPRPHSWGGYLLRPARFEFWQGRKNRMHDRLEFVRERNAWSLHRLQP from the coding sequence ATGTCGATGTGGGAGCCGTTTACGGAGCCGGCCCGCCGTTCCATCGTCCTCGCGCAAGAGTTCGCCGAGCGCGCGGGCAGCGCGGAGATCGCCTCGGAGCACCTGCTCGCGGGGATTCTCGCAGAGGGTTCGGAGCCGCTCGCACGGCTGCTGATCGAGCGGGGCGTCACCTCGCAACGCGTCGCGGCTGCGATTGGAGAGGCTCCCCGCACCCAGCCGGAGCGCGAAACCGAATTTAGCGCCGAAGGGAAGAAGATGATCGAGTGCGCGTTTGAAATCGCGCGCGCGTATAACCACCATTACCTCAGCTCTTCGCATCTGCTCGCGGCCGTCGCGCGATTGCCCGAGAGCCGGGCGTACGGCTTGCTCGTCGCGTTCGGAGGCCGCCCGGAGGAACTGCAGGCGGCGCTGCGTTCGGATTCACCCGCGCCGGTTAGCGTCGCGACGATGCGACGCACCTACGATCTCGGCGCGCTGCTCGAGGAATCGATCGATCGCGATCCCGTCGCACAGCTGCGGCGCTGGATCGACGGCGCGAGCGCCGCCGGCCAACTCGAACCCAACGCGATGTCGATCTCGACCGCCGGCGCGGACGGCCGTCCGAGCGCCCGTATGGTGCTGCTGCGCGGGCTCGATGCGCGCGGTCTGGTGTTTTACACCAGTTACTTTAGCCGAAAGGGACGCCAGCTCGCCGAGAATCCCTATGCCGCCGCGCTTTTTTATTGGGAACGTCTCGAGCGTCAAGTTCGCATTGAAGGCTCGATCGAAACCATCAGCGAGGAAGAGTCCGAAGCGTACTTCGCCACGCGCCCGCGCGGTCATCGATTGGGCGCGTGGGCCTCGGAGCAGAGTGAGATCGTCGAGAATCGCGATTTGCTCGACGCCCGCCTGCGCGACTACGACGAACGCTTTGCCGATGAAGAAGTCCCGCGCCCGCATTCGTGGGGCGGATATCTCTTGCGCCCCGCGCGCTTCGAGTTTTGGCAAGGGCGGAAGAACCGCATGCACGACCGTCTCGAATTCGTGCGCGAACGCAATGCTTGGAGTCTCCACCGGCTGCAGCCGTAA
- the carB gene encoding carbamoyl-phosphate synthase large subunit, protein MIGSGPIIIGQAAEFDYAGVQACRALREEGHRVVLVNSNPATIMTDPEVADAVYLEPLTVASIEQIIELERPDALLPTLGGQTGLNLAVELDEAGVLKRHGVELLGTPVATIKLAEDREHFKAKMIEIGEPVAESLIVTDIESGVAFATQTGYPLVVRPAYTLGGTGGGIVYDEAELRETLESGLAASLIHQVLLETSLLGWKEVEYEVLRDNADNCIIVCNMENIDPVGVHTGDSIVVAPSQTLSDLEYQMLRSSSLNVIRALNVQGGCNIQFALHATSSEYRIIEVNPRVSRSSALASKATGYPIAKISARIALGQTLDEISNPVTGVTKAAYEPTLDYVVVKIPRWPFDKFPLADTHLGTQMKSTGEAMGIGRTLQAALMKAVRGLDLKRETLTGTALAGWSDAELDAVIARPTHERLFAIAESLRRGIAIEQIARRSAIDPFWLHEIAELVALEASFRDGTGDARRALECGYSRASLRLLEPNGDDVVPAFRMVDTAAAEFPAKSPYYYLSYGETDEMRPTPREAVVVVGSGPIRIGQGIEFDYSCVHAAWALREAGRSAVVINNNPETVSTDFDISDVLIFEPPGADEVEAAYRATNARGVMLAFGGQTAINLADELERRGVRIIGSDRASLAMAEDREKFDAALSRLGVARPEGKAARSFREARAIARELGFPVLVRPSYVLGGRGMEVVYNEGQLASYAESAPPILPDAPLLVDKYLRGLELEVDAVFDGEDILIPGIFEHIERAGIHSGDSISVYPTQTIDDAMERRIVEVTTAIARELQIRGLINIQFVVHEGQLYIIEANPRASRTVPIIQKATGVNLVAAATRIALGERLRDMPYGTGLTARAPFVVVKIPVFSFAKMRGVETILGPEMKSTGEVLGIDERFAGALRKGFIGAGIRLPGSGGKILVSIADEEKEASIPILRRYADLGHTIIATPGTRDYLESHGIACEFVNKIADGSPHVLDLIHARGVDLVINDATGQREISDNYKIRRAAVEASIACLTSLDTARALAEALENTAGPPQTLQEYRCARTPR, encoded by the coding sequence GTGATCGGGTCAGGGCCAATCATCATCGGCCAGGCCGCCGAATTCGATTATGCCGGCGTTCAGGCGTGTCGAGCCCTCCGCGAGGAAGGGCACCGCGTCGTCCTCGTCAACTCCAACCCCGCCACGATCATGACCGACCCCGAGGTCGCCGATGCGGTCTACCTCGAACCGCTGACGGTCGCCTCGATCGAGCAGATCATCGAACTCGAACGCCCCGACGCCCTGTTGCCGACTCTGGGCGGCCAGACCGGCCTCAACCTCGCGGTCGAACTCGACGAAGCCGGCGTTTTAAAGCGCCACGGCGTCGAACTGCTCGGCACCCCGGTCGCCACGATCAAGCTTGCGGAAGACCGCGAACACTTCAAAGCCAAAATGATCGAAATCGGCGAGCCGGTCGCCGAGTCGCTCATCGTTACCGACATCGAATCGGGCGTGGCGTTCGCAACCCAGACCGGCTACCCGCTCGTCGTGCGCCCGGCCTATACGCTGGGCGGAACGGGCGGCGGGATCGTCTACGACGAGGCGGAGTTGCGCGAGACGCTCGAGAGCGGCCTGGCGGCGAGCCTCATCCATCAAGTCTTGCTCGAAACCTCGCTGCTCGGTTGGAAAGAAGTCGAGTACGAAGTCCTGCGCGACAACGCCGACAACTGCATCATCGTCTGCAACATGGAGAACATCGATCCGGTCGGCGTTCACACGGGCGATTCGATCGTGGTCGCTCCATCGCAGACGCTTTCGGACCTCGAATACCAGATGCTGCGCTCGTCGAGCCTCAACGTGATTCGCGCGCTTAACGTGCAAGGCGGCTGCAACATCCAATTCGCGCTGCACGCGACCAGCAGCGAGTACCGCATCATCGAAGTCAACCCGCGCGTTTCGCGCAGTTCGGCGCTGGCGAGCAAAGCGACGGGATATCCGATCGCCAAGATCAGCGCGCGCATCGCGCTCGGGCAAACGCTCGACGAGATCTCCAATCCGGTGACCGGCGTCACGAAAGCCGCCTACGAGCCGACGCTCGATTACGTCGTGGTAAAGATTCCGCGCTGGCCGTTCGATAAATTTCCGCTTGCCGACACGCATCTCGGCACGCAAATGAAATCGACGGGCGAAGCGATGGGGATCGGCCGAACGCTGCAAGCGGCGTTGATGAAAGCCGTTCGCGGGCTAGACCTCAAGCGCGAGACGCTGACCGGAACCGCGCTTGCCGGTTGGAGCGACGCGGAACTCGATGCGGTCATCGCGCGCCCGACGCACGAGCGGCTCTTCGCGATCGCCGAATCGCTGCGCCGCGGCATCGCCATCGAGCAGATCGCGCGGCGATCCGCGATCGATCCATTTTGGCTGCACGAAATCGCCGAACTCGTCGCGCTCGAAGCGTCGTTTCGCGACGGTACGGGGGACGCGCGACGCGCGCTGGAATGCGGGTATTCGCGCGCCTCCCTGCGCCTGCTCGAACCCAACGGCGACGACGTCGTACCGGCGTTTCGCATGGTAGACACGGCGGCCGCCGAGTTTCCGGCGAAGTCGCCGTACTACTATCTTTCGTACGGTGAAACCGACGAGATGCGCCCCACCCCGCGCGAAGCGGTCGTCGTGGTCGGCAGCGGCCCGATCCGCATCGGACAAGGGATCGAGTTCGACTATTCGTGCGTGCATGCGGCCTGGGCGCTGCGCGAAGCGGGCCGTTCGGCGGTCGTCATCAACAACAATCCGGAGACGGTTTCCACCGATTTCGACATCTCCGACGTGCTGATTTTCGAGCCCCCGGGCGCCGATGAAGTCGAAGCGGCTTACCGTGCGACGAACGCTCGCGGGGTGATGCTGGCGTTCGGCGGTCAGACCGCGATCAATCTCGCCGACGAACTCGAGCGCCGCGGCGTGCGGATCATCGGCAGCGATCGCGCGAGCTTGGCGATGGCTGAAGATCGCGAGAAGTTCGACGCCGCACTGAGCCGGTTAGGCGTCGCACGGCCCGAAGGCAAGGCGGCTAGGAGTTTCCGCGAGGCGCGCGCGATCGCACGTGAGTTGGGTTTCCCCGTGCTGGTGAGGCCCTCGTACGTGTTGGGCGGACGCGGCATGGAAGTCGTCTACAACGAAGGACAACTCGCGTCGTACGCGGAGTCGGCTCCGCCGATTCTGCCCGACGCACCGCTGCTGGTCGATAAGTACTTGCGCGGGCTCGAACTCGAAGTGGACGCCGTCTTCGACGGCGAGGACATTCTCATCCCGGGAATCTTCGAACACATCGAGCGCGCCGGCATTCACTCCGGCGATTCGATCAGCGTCTACCCGACGCAGACGATCGACGATGCGATGGAACGGCGAATCGTCGAGGTGACGACCGCGATCGCGCGCGAACTGCAGATTCGCGGCCTCATCAACATCCAATTCGTCGTGCACGAAGGGCAGCTCTACATCATCGAAGCGAACCCGCGCGCGAGCCGGACCGTCCCGATTATTCAAAAGGCGACGGGCGTCAATCTGGTCGCCGCCGCCACGCGCATCGCGCTCGGCGAACGGTTACGCGACATGCCGTACGGCACCGGTCTCACGGCGCGGGCCCCGTTCGTGGTCGTCAAGATTCCGGTCTTCTCATTTGCCAAAATGCGCGGCGTCGAAACGATCCTCGGGCCGGAGATGAAATCGACCGGCGAAGTGCTCGGCATCGACGAGCGCTTCGCGGGTGCGCTGCGTAAGGGATTCATCGGCGCCGGGATCCGCTTGCCGGGAAGCGGCGGCAAGATTCTGGTCTCGATCGCGGATGAAGAGAAGGAAGCCTCGATTCCGATCCTGCGCCGGTACGCCGATCTGGGACACACGATCATTGCGACGCCCGGCACGCGCGATTACCTCGAATCGCACGGCATCGCGTGCGAATTCGTGAACAAGATCGCCGACGGATCGCCGCACGTGCTCGATCTCATCCACGCGCGCGGCGTCGATCTCGTGATCAACGACGCCACCGGGCAGCGTGAAATATCCGATAACTACAAGATTCGCCGCGCTGCGGTCGAAGCGAGTATCGCGTGTCTGACCAGTCTGGATACGGCCCGCGCTCTGGCGGAAGCGCTCGAAAACACGGCGGGCCCGCCCCAAACGCTGCAAGAGTATCGATGCGCCCGAACGCCGAGGTAG
- a CDS encoding penicillin-binding transpeptidase domain-containing protein, whose protein sequence is MNDRLIARIGTIFAILFGLLVVRQFYVQVVKGPALASKAYNPRHGLLDNYRGRILASDGTVLAQTLHGKRVYPLGSSLAQTVGYVSARYGTSGIEDAYDRALTPPESNGDLGAQLGDLAAALSGKSLVERGADVVTTIDPQIQAELFAQLDAHSRGAGVVLDPRTGAILAIASVPSFDPNALAATFASLNHDPQSPLLNRATDGLYPPGSTFKIFTAAAALDAGVVTMDSTFSDPGYLTVGNFTLHNDESEVTGTQDLTGAFALSSNVDFGQIALKMGVDTFYQYLDRWGIGAPLDTQLPASTDRVPAKDSIVPGELAQMGFGQGALLMTPLQMALIGSTIANGGNEPRPYIVRQVVRAGIPSSSFSGTTLASPVSADTAANVKKMMVAVVERGTGTAAQISGVTVAGKTGTATNPSGRAHSWFVAFAPAENPRIAVAIVVENAGYGAAVAAPIARNVLRVALQSVRS, encoded by the coding sequence GTGAACGATCGTCTGATCGCCCGGATCGGCACGATCTTTGCGATTCTTTTCGGGCTGCTGGTCGTACGGCAATTCTACGTGCAAGTGGTCAAAGGACCGGCCTTGGCGTCGAAGGCCTATAATCCGCGCCACGGATTGCTCGACAACTACCGCGGGCGCATTTTAGCAAGCGATGGAACCGTGCTCGCGCAGACGCTGCACGGCAAGCGCGTCTACCCGCTGGGATCGTCGCTCGCGCAAACCGTGGGCTACGTGTCGGCACGCTACGGCACGAGCGGTATCGAAGATGCGTACGATCGCGCGCTCACGCCGCCCGAATCGAACGGCGACCTGGGCGCGCAACTCGGCGACCTGGCCGCCGCGCTCTCCGGCAAGAGCCTCGTGGAGCGCGGCGCGGATGTGGTCACCACGATCGACCCGCAGATCCAGGCGGAGCTCTTCGCGCAGCTCGACGCGCACTCGCGCGGGGCCGGCGTCGTGCTCGATCCGCGCACGGGGGCGATCCTCGCCATCGCGAGCGTGCCGAGTTTCGATCCCAACGCGCTGGCGGCGACGTTTGCAAGCCTCAACCACGATCCTCAGAGTCCGCTGCTCAATCGCGCGACCGACGGCCTCTATCCACCGGGCTCGACGTTTAAGATCTTCACCGCGGCCGCCGCACTCGATGCCGGCGTCGTCACGATGGATTCGACCTTCTCGGATCCCGGCTATCTCACGGTCGGCAATTTCACGCTGCACAACGACGAGAGCGAAGTGACCGGGACGCAGGATCTCACGGGCGCTTTCGCCCTCTCGAGCAACGTCGACTTCGGACAAATCGCGCTCAAAATGGGCGTGGACACGTTTTACCAGTATCTCGATCGCTGGGGCATCGGCGCGCCGCTCGATACGCAGCTGCCCGCCTCGACCGACCGCGTCCCGGCGAAAGACTCGATCGTCCCCGGCGAACTCGCCCAGATGGGGTTTGGCCAGGGAGCGTTACTGATGACGCCGCTGCAGATGGCGCTGATCGGCTCGACCATCGCCAACGGCGGAAACGAACCGCGCCCCTATATCGTTCGCCAGGTCGTGCGAGCGGGAATTCCCTCGAGCAGTTTCAGCGGCACGACGCTCGCTAGCCCGGTATCGGCGGATACGGCCGCCAACGTCAAGAAGATGATGGTGGCCGTTGTCGAGCGCGGAACGGGAACCGCCGCGCAGATTTCGGGCGTGACGGTTGCCGGAAAAACCGGGACGGCAACCAACCCGTCGGGGCGGGCGCACTCCTGGTTCGTGGCTTTCGCGCCGGCGGAGAATCCGCGAATCGCGGTGGCCATCGTGGTGGAGAATGCGGGGTATGGTGCGGCGGTGGCCGCGCCGATCGCGCGCAATGTTTTACGAGTAGCACTACAGAGCGTACGGAGTTGA
- the pknB gene encoding Stk1 family PASTA domain-containing Ser/Thr kinase, producing the protein MIEQHIFNNRYRLDSKLGEGGMATVYCGTDTLLRRRVAIKVLREQYASDEEFVRRFYQEAESAARLSHPNIVNTYDVGREDDTYFIVMELIDGPSLAEIIAADGKLPEPVAIDYAAQICNGLAFAHRQGLLHRDIKPANILVTKDDVVKLSDFGIARAVSQQTMAMTKPGLVMGSVFYLSPEQAQGHELRESSDLYSVGIVLYQMLTGKLPYTGESPVTVALKHISDPVPTLDTEGIGVSPALAAIVNKLLQKHPEHRFASASEVASALREARERPAFAAYETMDDAPTQMFRAVGAPQPPPRPSRLPDYSYTSIGDDEARRSRSGGRIVAILSGALVLAIALGYFLFGHSLSNPLVATVKVGDYSHMLDTQAQQAIVNAHLNVHVKRQPSNADPINTVISQDRQPGSQVAPGTFITLFVSNGLPTFGLQNVIGYTLHDAQQDLQGKKFAVKLTHAFSGSVPKDSIIAEKPAPGTQIHENSTVALVVSDGPQPVSMPNFVTMQLSDAQRLAKQDGFTLDATQQPISNIPPNVVAGQDIAAGTLSTRGSTVHVTVSSGGDLAPVTGVTGKAQDEATQALTAAGFTVKLDYQISPNDPSNGQVIRQDPPAGQSAPRGSPVTIYLSVPGAVPDTDGMTLDAARALLQASGYAPGNVTYIAEGADGKLVRTEPAAGTQTSPGATVNLIVNNAGQPTP; encoded by the coding sequence TTGATCGAACAACACATCTTTAACAACCGCTACCGGCTTGACAGCAAGCTCGGCGAAGGCGGTATGGCGACCGTGTACTGCGGAACCGATACGCTTCTGCGCCGCCGCGTCGCGATCAAGGTGCTGCGCGAGCAATATGCCAGCGACGAGGAATTCGTGCGGCGCTTCTATCAGGAAGCCGAATCCGCCGCGCGGCTCTCGCATCCCAACATCGTGAACACGTACGACGTGGGACGCGAAGACGATACCTATTTCATCGTGATGGAGCTCATCGACGGTCCATCGCTTGCCGAGATTATCGCCGCCGACGGCAAGCTTCCCGAACCGGTAGCGATCGATTACGCCGCGCAGATTTGTAACGGCCTCGCGTTCGCGCATCGCCAGGGTTTGCTCCATCGCGACATCAAGCCGGCCAACATCCTCGTCACGAAAGACGACGTCGTCAAGCTTTCGGATTTCGGCATCGCGCGCGCGGTTTCGCAACAGACCATGGCGATGACCAAACCCGGACTCGTCATGGGCAGCGTCTTTTACCTTTCCCCCGAGCAAGCGCAAGGGCACGAGCTGCGCGAAAGCTCCGATCTCTACAGCGTCGGCATCGTGCTCTATCAGATGTTGACCGGCAAGCTGCCCTACACGGGCGAGTCGCCCGTCACGGTAGCGCTCAAACACATCAGCGATCCCGTACCGACGCTCGATACCGAGGGTATTGGCGTGAGCCCGGCCCTGGCCGCGATCGTCAACAAGCTCTTGCAAAAACATCCCGAGCATCGCTTCGCGTCCGCTAGCGAAGTCGCGTCGGCGCTGCGCGAGGCCCGCGAACGCCCGGCGTTCGCCGCCTACGAAACGATGGACGATGCGCCGACGCAGATGTTTCGCGCCGTCGGCGCCCCCCAACCGCCGCCGCGCCCGTCGCGGCTGCCCGATTATTCCTACACCTCGATTGGCGACGATGAAGCGCGCCGCTCGCGCAGCGGCGGCCGGATCGTCGCGATACTGAGCGGCGCGCTCGTGCTGGCGATCGCGCTCGGGTACTTTTTGTTCGGGCATTCGCTGAGCAACCCGTTGGTAGCGACCGTGAAGGTCGGCGACTATTCGCACATGCTCGACACGCAGGCGCAGCAAGCGATCGTCAACGCTCACCTCAACGTGCACGTCAAGCGCCAGCCCAGCAACGCCGATCCCATAAACACGGTCATCAGCCAAGATCGGCAACCCGGCTCGCAAGTCGCGCCCGGTACGTTTATCACGCTCTTCGTTAGCAACGGATTGCCGACGTTTGGGCTGCAGAACGTGATCGGATACACGCTGCACGACGCGCAGCAGGATCTGCAGGGGAAAAAGTTCGCGGTCAAGCTGACGCACGCGTTTAGCGGCAGCGTTCCGAAAGACAGCATCATCGCCGAGAAGCCCGCGCCGGGAACGCAGATTCATGAAAACTCGACCGTCGCGCTCGTCGTCTCCGACGGCCCGCAGCCGGTCTCGATGCCGAACTTCGTGACGATGCAGCTTAGCGACGCGCAGCGCCTCGCCAAGCAGGATGGTTTCACCCTCGATGCCACCCAGCAGCCGATCAGCAACATTCCGCCCAACGTCGTCGCCGGGCAAGATATCGCGGCCGGAACGCTCAGCACGCGCGGCAGCACGGTGCACGTAACGGTCAGCAGCGGCGGCGACCTCGCGCCGGTAACCGGCGTGACCGGCAAAGCGCAGGACGAAGCGACGCAAGCCCTAACGGCGGCCGGCTTTACGGTGAAACTCGACTATCAAATCAGCCCGAACGATCCCTCGAACGGCCAGGTCATTCGCCAAGACCCGCCGGCCGGCCAGAGCGCCCCGCGCGGTTCTCCCGTCACGATCTATCTCTCGGTTCCGGGCGCCGTTCCCGATACCGACGGCATGACGCTCGACGCCGCGCGGGCCCTGCTGCAAGCCTCGGGATACGCTCCGGGCAACGTCACCTATATCGCGGAAGGCGCCGACGGGAAGCTCGTGCGGACCGAGCCGGCGGCCGGAACGCAGACCAGTCCGGGCGCGACCGTCAACCTCATCGTGAACAACGCCGGCCAGCCGACGCCGTGA
- the ruvC gene encoding crossover junction endodeoxyribonuclease RuvC gives MSLRILGIDPGLRVTGYGVIEQSGNRARLIEGGVIAPKTSGTLEMRLRDLHAGISDVVAATRPQWIVIEELYSTYKNPLTAIMMGHARGVLCLAGAQHDVPVRTLGHSLVKRSLVGSGAARKEQVNHMVTEMLGLRRRPEPNDVSDALALALAFLNLYEHEERLPSVLRRLA, from the coding sequence GTGAGCCTGCGGATTCTGGGAATCGACCCAGGACTGCGAGTCACGGGCTATGGCGTGATCGAGCAGTCGGGGAATCGCGCGCGGCTGATCGAAGGCGGCGTGATCGCACCCAAGACGAGCGGGACGCTCGAGATGCGTTTGCGCGACCTGCACGCCGGAATCAGCGACGTCGTTGCGGCGACGCGCCCGCAATGGATCGTGATCGAGGAGCTCTACTCGACGTACAAAAATCCGCTCACGGCAATCATGATGGGTCACGCGCGGGGCGTGCTGTGTTTAGCCGGGGCGCAGCACGACGTTCCGGTACGAACGCTCGGCCACTCGCTCGTCAAACGTTCGCTCGTGGGTTCCGGCGCGGCGCGTAAGGAGCAAGTCAATCACATGGTAACGGAGATGCTCGGACTGCGGCGCCGGCCCGAACCCAACGACGTCTCGGATGCGTTGGCGCTCGCATTGGCCTTTCTCAACCTCTACGAACACGAAGAGCGGCTGCCGTCCGTTCTGCGCAGGTTGGCGTAG
- the ruvA gene encoding Holliday junction branch migration protein RuvA: protein MFSRIRGSLVERLDSSVVLDAGGLAYEIVLPPCVAEKISVAPGAEVALEVHAVLNMEGNTGRFTFYGFSNAIEREFFEALISVASIGPRSAARAFSQPMARIAGAIDRGDHVFLKTLPGIGQQKARDIVAKLQGKVTKFLLIQDAPAAVSAAIPGFADEALAVLLQLEYKRAEAEAMIRKTLEAAPQIADAETLLAEIYRQKALANA, encoded by the coding sequence ATGTTTTCACGCATCCGCGGCAGCCTGGTCGAACGGTTGGATTCGAGCGTCGTGCTCGATGCGGGCGGTCTCGCTTACGAAATCGTTCTGCCGCCTTGCGTTGCGGAGAAGATTTCGGTCGCGCCGGGTGCGGAGGTCGCCCTCGAGGTTCATGCGGTACTGAACATGGAAGGCAACACGGGCCGGTTCACGTTTTACGGATTCAGCAACGCGATCGAACGCGAGTTCTTCGAAGCGCTGATCTCGGTCGCATCGATCGGTCCGCGTTCGGCCGCGCGCGCCTTCTCGCAGCCGATGGCGCGCATCGCGGGCGCCATCGATCGCGGCGATCACGTTTTTCTAAAAACGCTGCCCGGCATCGGCCAGCAGAAGGCGCGCGATATCGTCGCAAAACTGCAAGGCAAGGTGACCAAGTTTCTCTTAATTCAGGACGCGCCGGCCGCGGTGTCGGCCGCGATCCCCGGCTTTGCCGACGAAGCGCTCGCGGTGCTCCTGCAGCTCGAGTACAAGCGCGCCGAAGCCGAGGCGATGATCCGCAAAACGCTCGAAGCCGCACCGCAGATTGCCGATGCCGAGACGCTGTTGGCCGAGATCTATCGCCAGAAAGCGCTCGCTAACGCATGA